One genomic window of Arthrobacter caoxuetaonis includes the following:
- a CDS encoding carbohydrate ABC transporter permease, with product MTALLPPKPPALPDGSERVRPAAAGCSARTPRPGLAWALPATVFFLLFAVIPLIAVVVLSFMSWRGIGEPKFVGTENWQELAGDPVMLKSLWLSLLFIVLGVATQTPVSMLLGVWAAGPQRNRAILSAIYFVPLLLSSAAISVLWRALLDPNFGVPSQFRWLFGDGNLFGHQATAIGVIIFVSMWQFTPFHTLIYQGAARAIPQVLYQAAEIDGAGRARTFFSITLPQLRNSIITSVILMVVGGLTTFETVLILTNGGPGTDTTITAFYMFEQAFRRFDFGIGAAVALVLVVVATTVSLIMVKVSGYDKMRSTMEGV from the coding sequence ATGACTGCGCTGCTTCCTCCCAAGCCGCCGGCGCTGCCGGACGGATCCGAACGGGTCCGTCCGGCAGCCGCCGGCTGCTCGGCCCGCACACCCCGCCCCGGGCTGGCCTGGGCCCTGCCGGCCACGGTGTTCTTCCTGCTGTTCGCAGTGATCCCGCTGATCGCCGTCGTTGTCCTGTCCTTCATGAGCTGGCGCGGCATCGGCGAGCCTAAGTTCGTCGGCACGGAGAACTGGCAGGAACTCGCCGGAGACCCGGTGATGCTCAAAAGCCTCTGGCTTTCCCTGCTCTTCATAGTCCTCGGTGTTGCCACCCAGACGCCGGTGAGCATGCTGCTGGGTGTCTGGGCTGCCGGACCGCAGCGCAACCGGGCGATCCTCAGCGCCATCTACTTCGTTCCGCTACTGCTCTCCTCGGCCGCTATTTCGGTGCTGTGGCGGGCGCTGCTGGACCCCAACTTCGGCGTGCCGTCACAGTTCCGCTGGCTCTTCGGCGACGGCAACCTTTTTGGCCACCAGGCCACTGCGATCGGCGTCATCATCTTCGTGAGCATGTGGCAGTTCACGCCGTTCCACACACTGATCTACCAGGGCGCCGCGCGGGCTATTCCACAGGTGCTCTACCAGGCAGCGGAGATCGACGGCGCGGGACGGGCACGGACCTTCTTCAGCATCACGCTCCCCCAGCTGCGCAACTCCATCATCACTTCGGTGATCCTGATGGTGGTGGGCGGGCTGACCACCTTCGAGACGGTGCTGATCCTCACCAACGGAGGGCCGGGCACGGACACCACCATCACGGCCTTCTACATGTTCGAGCAGGCCTTCCGCCGCTTCGACTTCGGCATTGGCGCCGCCGTGGCCCTGGTGCTCGTGGTCGTAGCCACCACCGTCTCGCTGATCATGGTCAAGGTCTCCGGCTACGACAAAATGCGCAGCACCATGGAAGGGGTCTAG
- a CDS encoding multidrug effflux MFS transporter produces the protein MPKSPAARTSSRSRSLKYILMLGALAALPAVTTDMYLPALPAVAEDLATTTTAAQFTLSGTLLGTAVGQLVIGPLSDRFGRRLPLLIGISMHIVTSLLCAIAPNIGLLIGLRIMQGFFNAAASVVAIAVIRDRFTGSAAAKLLSRLMLMIGLAPLLAPTLGQAVAGIWAWRAVFYALALIGVILVVIVWRWMPETLPPERRLPKKVKGAAKTGEPGGYRILLRDRRFLAFAVIPGLSMGIIMSYVVGSPFVMQEQYGLSPATFALIFAVNGVAMVISSQVNASLLNRFPSAGILRVAAPVLLLLAVILPIIIATGFGGVIGLVAGLWLVLGMLGFTLSNATSLALDGYGHMAGTAAALLGCLQVGLAGLISPLVGVFGGTALSMAGVIIGCAAAINLILATTPAYRRRGLRLGTSPNGTEPGDPTAQASGTAG, from the coding sequence GTGCCCAAATCCCCCGCCGCACGCACCTCATCACGTTCCCGCAGCCTGAAGTACATCCTGATGCTCGGCGCCCTGGCTGCCCTGCCTGCGGTTACCACCGACATGTACCTGCCGGCGCTGCCCGCAGTCGCCGAAGACCTTGCAACCACGACGACGGCGGCCCAGTTCACGCTTTCCGGCACCTTGCTGGGAACGGCTGTGGGACAGCTGGTGATCGGACCGCTCTCGGACCGGTTCGGGCGGCGGCTGCCGCTGCTGATCGGCATCTCGATGCACATTGTGACGTCGCTGCTCTGCGCCATTGCGCCCAACATCGGGCTCCTGATCGGCCTGCGGATCATGCAGGGATTCTTCAACGCCGCAGCCTCGGTGGTGGCCATCGCGGTCATCCGCGACCGCTTCACCGGCTCCGCTGCGGCCAAGCTGCTGTCCCGCCTGATGCTGATGATCGGCCTCGCTCCACTGCTGGCCCCGACGCTGGGCCAGGCGGTTGCAGGAATCTGGGCCTGGCGGGCAGTCTTCTACGCCCTCGCGCTGATCGGTGTGATCCTGGTGGTGATCGTCTGGCGCTGGATGCCGGAAACCCTTCCGCCCGAACGCCGCCTGCCCAAGAAGGTGAAGGGTGCCGCAAAAACCGGTGAACCCGGCGGCTACCGGATCCTGCTGCGCGACCGCCGCTTCCTCGCGTTCGCCGTCATTCCAGGCCTGTCGATGGGCATCATCATGAGCTACGTGGTGGGTTCCCCGTTCGTGATGCAGGAGCAGTACGGTCTCTCCCCCGCGACGTTCGCGCTCATCTTCGCGGTCAACGGCGTCGCCATGGTGATTTCCTCCCAGGTGAACGCTTCCCTGCTCAACCGCTTCCCCTCCGCGGGAATCCTGCGCGTCGCTGCGCCGGTACTGCTGCTGCTGGCCGTGATCCTGCCGATCATCATTGCCACCGGTTTCGGCGGTGTGATCGGCCTGGTGGCCGGCCTGTGGCTGGTCCTGGGCATGCTGGGCTTCACCCTTTCCAACGCGACCTCCCTCGCCCTGGACGGTTACGGGCACATGGCCGGAACGGCAGCCGCACTGCTGGGCTGCCTCCAAGTGGGACTGGCCGGGCTGATCAGTCCGCTGGTTGGCGTCTTTGGCGGCACGGCACTGTCGATGGCAGGGGTGATCATCGGCTGCGCCGCGGCCATCAACCTGATCCTGGCAACGACGCCGGCCTACCGCCGCCGGGGCCTGCGGCTGGGCACCTCCCCGAACGGGACCGAGCCCGGGGACCCGACCGCACAAGCCAGCGGAACCGCGGGCTAG
- a CDS encoding alcohol dehydrogenase catalytic domain-containing protein — MIPSPRKTRAAVHDGTSTALEIRTVEIAPPGPGTVLVRLGASGVCGSDRHVLDGDWQLPSPTVMGHEGAGTVEAVGAGVEDVAAGDHVILSWFYPCRRCTACLSGRSFVCTGSRSEECLLPDGSTALSDAGTQLFPYLSVGSMSEYTVVPESAAIKVPAEVPFDVASLIGCSIATGYGSVVNDAAVQAGQSAVVVGTGGVGLSIIMALNLVGANPIIAVDLSDDKLEAARSFGATHTLKPGDDLAARVQEITGTGADFAFEAIGRVETIESLPWLITAGGKAVLVGLPPQDAPVSIDALALAETGKSLIGSNYGSTVPGRDFPRLAELYLAGKLPVDRLISNRIKLDDVNEAFDAMRRGERARSVIVFD; from the coding sequence ATGATCCCCTCTCCCCGCAAAACCCGCGCAGCTGTCCACGACGGCACCTCCACGGCACTGGAGATCCGCACTGTGGAGATCGCCCCGCCCGGGCCGGGCACGGTACTGGTTCGCCTGGGTGCCTCCGGCGTCTGCGGCTCCGACCGCCACGTGCTCGACGGCGACTGGCAGCTGCCGTCCCCCACCGTCATGGGACATGAGGGTGCCGGCACCGTGGAAGCAGTCGGCGCCGGAGTGGAAGACGTTGCTGCGGGCGACCACGTGATCCTGTCCTGGTTCTACCCGTGCCGGCGCTGCACCGCCTGTCTCTCCGGCCGCTCCTTCGTCTGCACCGGGAGCCGCTCCGAGGAGTGCCTGCTGCCGGACGGGAGCACGGCACTGAGCGATGCCGGGACGCAGCTCTTCCCGTACCTTTCCGTCGGTTCGATGAGCGAATACACGGTGGTTCCCGAATCTGCCGCCATCAAGGTTCCCGCGGAGGTACCGTTCGACGTCGCCAGCCTGATCGGCTGCTCCATCGCCACGGGCTACGGTTCCGTGGTGAACGACGCCGCTGTCCAGGCCGGCCAGTCCGCCGTCGTCGTTGGCACCGGAGGAGTGGGGCTGTCCATCATCATGGCGCTGAACCTGGTGGGCGCGAACCCGATCATCGCCGTGGACCTAAGCGACGACAAACTCGAGGCGGCCCGCAGCTTCGGCGCCACCCACACGCTCAAGCCCGGCGACGACCTGGCCGCCCGTGTCCAGGAAATCACCGGAACCGGAGCGGACTTTGCGTTCGAAGCGATCGGCCGGGTGGAAACCATCGAGTCGCTCCCCTGGCTCATCACTGCCGGAGGCAAGGCAGTGCTGGTGGGCCTGCCCCCGCAGGATGCACCCGTGTCCATCGATGCCCTGGCGTTGGCGGAAACCGGCAAGTCGCTCATTGGTTCCAACTACGGTTCCACCGTGCCTGGCCGGGATTTTCCACGGCTGGCTGAGCTCTACCTGGCCGGGAAGCTCCCCGTGGACCGGCTGATCTCCAACCGGATTAAGCTGGACGACGTCAATGAGGCGTTTGACGCCATGCGCCGCGGGGAACGCGCCCGCAGCGTCATCGTGTTCGACTAG
- a CDS encoding nitrilase-related carbon-nitrogen hydrolase, with product MARIAVLQAESRVGEPGENLALIRRAAVRAAEAGADLLITPELFPTGYAPALAAGSDGAGMRKELAAIADEEGIGVVASTVEDDSGTRFISASFFDETGAELLRYRKAHLFGDEERSAFMPGAGMPRTTEFRGLSIALGICYDIEFPEYARAAVRAGADLLCIPTAVPATGDVGGPRPLHTYNAERISTLLVPARALENGVYIAYANHAGAGFTGTSVIASPYGTLLAEAADGEELLLTDIHPDEVQRARRLNTYAQDIRPELYR from the coding sequence ATGGCCCGCATAGCCGTGCTGCAGGCAGAGTCCCGTGTGGGCGAACCCGGGGAGAACCTGGCCCTGATCCGGAGGGCCGCGGTTCGGGCTGCTGAAGCCGGAGCTGACCTTCTCATTACCCCGGAGCTTTTCCCCACCGGCTATGCGCCGGCCCTTGCGGCAGGGTCCGACGGCGCGGGGATGCGGAAGGAACTGGCGGCCATCGCGGACGAGGAGGGCATCGGCGTCGTTGCCTCGACCGTGGAGGATGACTCCGGCACCCGCTTCATCTCTGCCTCTTTCTTTGACGAAACCGGGGCCGAACTCCTGCGCTACCGGAAGGCCCATCTTTTCGGTGACGAGGAAAGGAGTGCGTTTATGCCCGGCGCCGGAATGCCCAGGACCACGGAGTTCCGCGGCCTCAGCATTGCCCTGGGCATCTGCTATGACATCGAATTCCCCGAGTATGCCCGTGCCGCGGTCCGGGCAGGGGCGGACTTGCTGTGCATCCCGACGGCGGTTCCCGCCACCGGGGATGTGGGGGGCCCGCGGCCGCTGCACACCTACAACGCCGAGCGGATCTCCACCCTGCTGGTGCCCGCCCGTGCCCTGGAGAACGGGGTCTACATTGCGTATGCAAATCACGCCGGTGCCGGGTTCACCGGAACCAGTGTCATCGCCTCGCCGTACGGAACGCTGCTGGCAGAGGCTGCGGACGGGGAGGAGCTGCTGCTGACGGACATCCACCCGGATGAGGTCCAGCGGGCGCGGCGGCTCAATACCTACGCCCAGGACATCCGTCCGGAGTTGTACCGCTAG
- a CDS encoding DUF5996 family protein — protein MEKRILDYTEWQDTADTLHLFLQMAGKVKVERSTKRPEWGHVRMPLTIDGIGTGIIPGNGSSFEIYFNLRQHHVDVQNTDGGKSRIPIEDGLSVADFYAQLMSALDYIGMATEINTTPQEFYDEAPFEQDNKHHSWDREAVAAYLENLHFAHRSLSRFLSPFRGKVDMPEFFFGTMDLSGSVFAGQAAPYSGTDMVGVNCFDEKFVEYGFWPGDVRMSKPAFFGMPYPFIPGIESYASMLKPDRAEFRTQMSEFILTLEDAFSYPDPEQAVVDMCRSSFEIVQRMDRWADLDWITEPLTYPASPRG, from the coding sequence ATGGAAAAACGGATTCTCGACTACACCGAATGGCAGGACACCGCCGATACCCTCCATCTGTTCCTGCAAATGGCGGGCAAGGTGAAGGTCGAGCGCAGCACCAAGAGGCCCGAGTGGGGCCACGTGCGCATGCCGCTGACTATCGACGGTATCGGCACCGGGATAATCCCGGGCAACGGATCCAGCTTCGAGATTTACTTCAACCTCCGCCAGCACCATGTGGACGTGCAGAACACCGACGGCGGCAAGTCCCGGATCCCCATCGAGGACGGACTCAGCGTCGCGGACTTCTACGCCCAGCTCATGAGTGCCCTGGACTACATCGGCATGGCAACGGAGATCAACACCACCCCGCAGGAGTTCTACGACGAGGCTCCCTTCGAACAGGACAACAAGCACCATTCCTGGGACCGGGAGGCCGTCGCCGCCTATTTGGAGAACCTGCACTTCGCCCACCGGAGCCTCTCCCGGTTCCTATCGCCTTTCCGGGGCAAGGTGGACATGCCGGAGTTCTTTTTCGGGACCATGGACCTCAGCGGTTCGGTCTTTGCCGGACAGGCTGCCCCGTACAGCGGTACGGACATGGTCGGGGTGAACTGCTTCGATGAGAAGTTCGTGGAGTACGGCTTCTGGCCCGGCGACGTGAGGATGTCCAAGCCGGCGTTCTTCGGGATGCCGTATCCCTTCATCCCGGGAATCGAGAGCTACGCCTCCATGCTCAAGCCGGACCGCGCAGAATTCCGGACGCAGATGAGCGAGTTCATCCTCACCCTGGAGGACGCCTTCTCCTATCCGGATCCGGAGCAGGCCGTGGTGGACATGTGCCGGAGCAGCTTCGAGATTGTGCAGCGGATGGACCGGTGGGCGGACCTGGACTGGATCACCGAGCCGCTGACCTATCCGGCTTCGCCTCGGGGGTAG
- a CDS encoding TetR/AcrR family transcriptional regulator — translation MARPRTPLLSLEKIHTGALELVDELGDFTIPQLARRLGVSPSSLYHHVQGRPEIINGMRSIIGAQALASEGFPPGQGSWQEQAAAWTRNYRRVLSLHAKAIPLLVGEAVTDSPTLEIYERLASLLAGAGFDDAQVILGISVLDILCLGSSVDTAGPSAAWQATPDTEPVLHRAMATGREPIGVRSDAAFEAGLSAALAYLASLPRPEPDPTPEAKPDRSAAR, via the coding sequence ATGGCCAGACCCCGCACACCCCTGCTGTCGCTGGAGAAGATCCACACGGGTGCGCTGGAACTGGTGGACGAGCTGGGGGATTTCACGATCCCCCAGCTCGCGCGGCGCCTGGGCGTAAGCCCTTCCTCGCTCTACCATCACGTGCAGGGCCGCCCGGAGATCATCAACGGCATGCGGTCCATCATCGGTGCCCAGGCCCTGGCTTCGGAGGGCTTCCCGCCGGGACAGGGGTCCTGGCAGGAGCAGGCCGCCGCCTGGACGAGGAATTACCGCAGGGTCCTGAGCCTGCATGCCAAAGCCATTCCGCTGCTGGTGGGAGAAGCCGTGACAGACTCCCCCACGCTGGAGATCTACGAGCGCCTGGCATCCCTCCTTGCCGGGGCGGGTTTCGACGACGCGCAGGTCATCCTCGGCATCTCCGTACTGGACATCCTGTGCCTCGGCTCGTCCGTGGACACAGCCGGGCCCTCCGCGGCCTGGCAGGCAACCCCGGACACGGAGCCCGTCCTGCACCGGGCAATGGCCACCGGCCGGGAACCGATTGGCGTCAGGTCCGATGCCGCCTTTGAAGCAGGTCTTTCGGCGGCACTGGCCTATCTGGCTTCCCTGCCCCGCCCGGAACCGGACCCTACCCCCGAGGCGAAGCCGGATAGGTCAGCGGCTCGGTGA
- a CDS encoding LacI family DNA-binding transcriptional regulator, translating into MAQTPAAGRVTLAELAAEAEVSLSTISKVLNGRADVSRKTRTKVEALLDGHGYQRRASRSSKSGLLELVFHELESAWALEIIRGVENVAREHGLSVVLTESGTRHSPGPEWVEGVIARRPAGVVLVFADLAHESRRLLESRGIPFAIIDPAGDPAPDVPSVGSANWAGGMMATRHLIDLGHQRIAAITGPEDLMCSLARIDGYRSALNTAGLPFDPALVRYGNFHVDGGRDHALELLAQPDRPTAVFAGSDLQALGVLDAARQLGISVPDELSLVGYDDLQVARWSSPALTTVHQPLIEMAEEAARMVLMLRDGEQPKNTRLDLSTSLVIRQSTAAPPAG; encoded by the coding sequence ATGGCACAAACGCCTGCAGCAGGGCGCGTCACGCTCGCGGAGCTGGCGGCGGAGGCGGAGGTTTCGCTCTCGACAATCTCGAAAGTCCTGAACGGCCGGGCCGATGTTTCGCGGAAAACCCGCACGAAAGTTGAGGCCCTGCTGGACGGGCACGGGTATCAGCGGCGGGCCAGCCGCAGTTCCAAGTCAGGGCTGCTGGAGCTGGTGTTCCATGAACTGGAGAGTGCCTGGGCGCTGGAAATCATCCGGGGTGTGGAGAACGTGGCCCGCGAACACGGACTGAGCGTGGTGCTCACCGAAAGCGGCACCCGCCACTCGCCCGGGCCGGAGTGGGTGGAGGGTGTCATCGCGCGGCGCCCGGCCGGCGTCGTACTGGTCTTTGCTGACCTGGCACACGAATCGCGCCGGCTGCTCGAGTCCCGCGGCATACCGTTCGCGATCATCGACCCAGCGGGGGACCCGGCTCCGGATGTTCCTTCCGTGGGGTCCGCGAACTGGGCCGGGGGCATGATGGCAACCCGCCACCTGATCGACCTGGGCCATCAGCGGATTGCTGCCATTACCGGACCGGAGGACCTGATGTGCTCCCTCGCCCGGATCGACGGCTACCGGTCGGCCCTGAATACAGCCGGGCTCCCGTTTGATCCTGCGCTGGTGCGTTACGGAAACTTCCACGTCGACGGCGGCCGGGACCATGCGCTCGAGCTGCTCGCCCAGCCGGACCGTCCCACCGCGGTGTTTGCCGGCAGCGACCTGCAGGCACTGGGCGTCCTGGACGCGGCCCGGCAGCTGGGCATCAGCGTTCCGGACGAGCTCTCGTTAGTTGGCTACGACGACCTGCAGGTGGCCCGCTGGTCCTCGCCCGCGCTCACCACCGTGCATCAGCCGTTGATCGAAATGGCCGAGGAAGCGGCGCGGATGGTGCTGATGCTGCGCGACGGCGAACAGCCCAAGAACACGCGCCTGGACCTCTCCACCTCGCTGGTGATCCGGCAGAGCACCGCAGCGCCCCCGGCTGGCTAG
- a CDS encoding ABC transporter substrate-binding protein, translated as MRNNRSWLKPATAAAGALALGMSMAACSNSGESAAGNRPENEIHVLVYGDAGNDVERAMVDKFNETSDVKVVLDTIPGADYQQKLQTVIDTDSAPDVFFNWGGGSITDYVDAGLLMPLDDFIEEDPQLKDAFLPSVFDTAVVDGQAYGIPMRGTQPVMLFSNEEVLASAGVDGAPETWEDLLDAVEKLKAAGVTPIALGGADEWPTLMWVEYVYDRVAGPELFESALAGDTEVWDSDESREALGMLRELVDTGAFGTNFQSVKFTDGGSPSLLSSGQAGFELMGSWAYSTHQDAAPEFVEAGLLGYSEFPTIDGGKGDPANLVGNTNNFYSVLANTRYPETVRDFLKLMYSDEFVQEHVAIGNLPTTTNTEQFLDQSADPDYARFQYGLVEQAPAFQLSWDQAYPPSATPAIHGAMSDFFSGRIDEDGFIAAMQGL; from the coding sequence ATGAGGAACAACCGCAGCTGGCTGAAACCAGCTACCGCAGCCGCGGGTGCGCTGGCACTCGGCATGTCCATGGCCGCCTGTTCAAACAGCGGAGAATCCGCTGCCGGCAACCGGCCCGAAAACGAAATCCACGTCCTGGTCTACGGAGACGCCGGCAACGATGTTGAACGCGCCATGGTGGACAAGTTCAACGAAACCTCGGACGTGAAGGTTGTCCTGGACACCATTCCCGGGGCCGACTACCAGCAGAAACTCCAGACCGTCATCGACACGGACTCCGCCCCGGACGTGTTCTTCAACTGGGGCGGCGGATCCATCACCGACTACGTGGACGCGGGCCTGCTGATGCCGCTGGACGACTTCATCGAGGAGGATCCGCAGCTCAAGGACGCGTTCCTGCCCTCGGTCTTCGATACCGCTGTGGTGGATGGCCAGGCATACGGCATTCCAATGCGCGGCACCCAGCCGGTGATGCTCTTCAGCAACGAAGAGGTCCTGGCCAGCGCCGGCGTCGACGGTGCTCCGGAAACGTGGGAGGACCTGCTGGACGCGGTGGAGAAGCTCAAGGCGGCCGGGGTCACCCCGATCGCACTGGGCGGGGCGGACGAGTGGCCCACCCTGATGTGGGTTGAGTATGTGTATGACCGCGTAGCCGGACCGGAACTCTTTGAAAGCGCCCTGGCCGGAGACACCGAGGTCTGGGACTCCGACGAAAGCCGGGAAGCTTTGGGCATGCTGCGCGAGCTGGTGGACACCGGTGCTTTTGGCACCAACTTCCAGTCCGTGAAGTTCACCGACGGCGGCTCCCCGTCGCTTCTCTCCAGCGGCCAGGCGGGCTTTGAGCTGATGGGCTCCTGGGCGTACTCAACACACCAGGATGCCGCTCCTGAATTCGTGGAGGCAGGCCTCCTGGGCTACAGCGAGTTCCCGACCATCGACGGCGGCAAGGGCGACCCGGCCAACCTGGTGGGCAACACCAACAACTTCTACTCCGTCCTGGCGAACACCCGGTACCCGGAAACCGTCCGCGACTTCCTGAAGCTGATGTACTCGGACGAATTCGTCCAGGAGCACGTGGCCATCGGCAACCTGCCCACCACCACCAACACGGAGCAGTTCCTGGACCAGTCCGCTGATCCGGACTACGCCCGCTTCCAGTACGGACTGGTGGAGCAGGCACCGGCATTCCAGCTTTCCTGGGACCAGGCCTACCCGCCCTCGGCCACCCCGGCCATCCACGGCGCCATGTCCGACTTCTTCAGCGGCCGGATCGATGAAGACGGCTTCATTGCCGCCATGCAGGGTCTCTAG
- a CDS encoding purine-cytosine permease family protein: MSGGKRTADPSRSATLGSLPLLKSERIWSGAEFTWVNVSLAIATWAFLVGGSTALLVGFQQGLAAMVIGNAIGLSFMVLASVVSSQRHGGEQYTMLRPVFGLVGVGVLVFTVILVTEMGWSSLLSIMVGRAVTQVSNEALGTDFGPESVMVTVVALLAIAAAWWILSRGPVMIGRFNKFIAPGLVVITAGLMVFLVLNTSWDALLTAAPLAPFEDERLNFMLAVEFNAGVGVSWYPVMGSLARLTKSPKAALWPAYGGLFVATIIAQMVGMGAALTLGDSDPTVWMLPFGGPVLGAAILLFIAFANITSTSSIVYSTVLALRQASGSLLSRTPWPLLCAGFFTLPAILAFFPGFMYDQFMVFVTISGAFLSAMCGAIIADYFFLRRQHINLPDIFKPGSASRYHFSGGINWAGLAAVGAGAAFYLTIYNPVTLETLPVFNYTTASLPAALLAGAVYYVIASLAYRRRGMGGFRDVPETPAIPASTDTHPSKDPA, encoded by the coding sequence GTGAGCGGCGGCAAGCGGACGGCCGACCCGTCCCGGAGCGCCACCCTGGGCTCCCTTCCGCTGCTGAAGAGCGAACGGATTTGGAGCGGCGCGGAGTTCACCTGGGTGAACGTCTCGCTGGCCATCGCCACCTGGGCCTTCCTGGTGGGAGGGTCCACCGCCCTGCTCGTCGGCTTCCAGCAGGGCCTGGCGGCGATGGTCATCGGCAACGCCATCGGGCTCTCCTTCATGGTGCTGGCATCGGTGGTTTCGAGCCAGCGCCACGGCGGGGAGCAGTACACCATGCTCCGGCCCGTGTTCGGGCTGGTGGGTGTCGGCGTCCTCGTCTTCACGGTCATCCTGGTGACTGAGATGGGATGGTCTTCGCTGCTCTCCATCATGGTGGGCCGGGCCGTCACCCAGGTTTCCAACGAAGCGCTGGGCACCGACTTCGGTCCCGAGTCAGTCATGGTCACCGTAGTGGCGCTGCTGGCGATAGCCGCCGCCTGGTGGATCCTCTCCCGCGGGCCGGTCATGATCGGCCGGTTCAACAAGTTCATCGCGCCCGGACTGGTGGTCATCACGGCGGGCCTCATGGTTTTCCTTGTACTGAACACGTCCTGGGACGCCCTGCTGACTGCCGCTCCGCTGGCCCCCTTCGAGGACGAACGGCTGAACTTCATGCTTGCCGTGGAATTCAACGCCGGTGTGGGTGTTTCCTGGTACCCGGTGATGGGCTCCCTGGCCCGGCTGACCAAGTCGCCCAAGGCGGCCCTGTGGCCTGCCTACGGCGGACTTTTCGTCGCCACTATCATTGCCCAGATGGTGGGCATGGGCGCCGCCCTCACCCTTGGCGATTCCGATCCCACCGTGTGGATGCTGCCCTTCGGCGGGCCGGTCCTGGGCGCAGCCATCCTGCTGTTCATCGCCTTCGCGAACATCACCAGCACCTCGTCCATCGTCTATTCCACCGTGCTGGCGCTGCGCCAGGCGAGCGGAAGCCTGCTGTCGAGAACCCCCTGGCCGCTGCTGTGCGCGGGATTCTTTACCCTCCCGGCCATCCTGGCCTTCTTCCCGGGCTTTATGTACGACCAGTTCATGGTCTTCGTGACCATCAGCGGCGCCTTCCTGTCCGCAATGTGCGGTGCGATCATTGCCGACTACTTCTTCCTGCGCAGGCAGCACATCAACCTGCCGGATATCTTCAAGCCCGGCTCCGCCAGCCGGTACCACTTCTCCGGCGGGATCAACTGGGCCGGCCTGGCCGCCGTCGGCGCCGGTGCCGCTTTCTACCTGACTATTTACAACCCCGTCACGCTGGAAACCCTTCCGGTCTTCAACTACACCACTGCGTCGCTGCCGGCCGCCCTGCTCGCCGGCGCTGTCTACTACGTGATCGCGTCACTGGCCTACCGACGGCGCGGCATGGGCGGCTTCCGGGACGTTCCGGAAACGCCCGCGATCCCGGCCTCCACCGACACACACCCCAGTAAGGACCCCGCATGA
- a CDS encoding carbohydrate ABC transporter permease, which translates to MRTRPNYIAGAAAVVWLLIVALPLYVMIAASVQTRSGFSAGGPLSFPTSFTLENYVGVFQSGFGLYFLNTLIVTGGVVGIVLLVVPPLAYAIVRNQSRTTTVIFRFFLLGLAIPVQAVIVPMFYLINTVGLYDTLLGIILPTAAFALPICTLILSGTMRDITPELYEAMAVDGAGTWRTFVRLVLPLSKPGISTIAVFAALQGWNGFLLPLILTQSESTRVITLGLFNFQTQYGINVPGILAAVMLSMIPVLLVYLFARRALVQGLMGAGGK; encoded by the coding sequence ATGCGCACGCGCCCCAATTACATTGCCGGAGCAGCCGCCGTCGTCTGGCTCCTGATCGTTGCCCTGCCGCTGTACGTCATGATTGCCGCCAGCGTGCAGACCCGCAGCGGCTTCAGCGCCGGCGGCCCGCTCTCCTTCCCCACCAGCTTCACGCTGGAGAACTACGTCGGGGTCTTCCAGAGCGGGTTCGGGCTGTACTTCCTGAACACCCTGATCGTCACGGGCGGCGTGGTGGGAATCGTGCTGCTGGTGGTGCCGCCGCTGGCCTACGCGATTGTGCGCAACCAGTCCCGCACCACCACCGTGATCTTCCGGTTCTTCCTGCTGGGCCTGGCGATTCCGGTCCAGGCGGTGATTGTTCCGATGTTCTACCTGATCAATACGGTGGGACTCTACGACACCCTCCTGGGCATCATCCTGCCCACCGCGGCGTTCGCCCTGCCGATCTGCACGCTGATTCTCTCCGGAACCATGCGGGACATCACTCCTGAGCTGTACGAGGCCATGGCCGTTGACGGCGCCGGAACCTGGCGGACCTTCGTGCGGCTGGTGCTGCCGCTGTCCAAGCCGGGGATCTCCACGATCGCCGTGTTCGCCGCGCTACAGGGCTGGAACGGCTTCCTGCTGCCGCTGATCCTGACCCAGTCGGAATCGACCCGGGTCATCACCCTTGGCCTCTTCAACTTCCAGACCCAGTACGGAATCAACGTCCCCGGCATCCTCGCCGCGGTGATGCTCTCCATGATTCCCGTGCTGCTGGTGTACCTCTTCGCGCGCCGCGCACTAGTCCAGGGCCTCATGGGCGCTGGCGGAAAGTGA